A genomic stretch from Desulfotignum balticum DSM 7044 includes:
- the larC gene encoding nickel pincer cofactor biosynthesis protein LarC: protein MILHLDLISGISGDMCLGALVDLGVDPAWLQERLTPLFKGFSIHTAPVFRNGLRAVDLTVTVTDHKTSRTYPEIRSLIQKSDLPPDVKNNSLAAFEKIARAEAGIHGRDLETVHFHEVGGIDSLVDILGTFLAIDHLGVTQVTASEVPLGSGFVDCAHGRIPVPVPATLAILEGIPVIGSDAATEIVTPTGAALVATLVEKFGPVPSMVPAKIGYGAGKRDTKSRTPNILRLILGHFPEKTVAPDIGFDDEKFGMNLFQPPISRDRIAVITTLIDDMNPQISGFVMDHLLEKGALDVSFAPVHMKKNRPGIRMEVLCRPKDLELMIQEIFAQTSTIGVRYHLCDRALLDREPARMKTVFGYLDAKKIKGPNGMNRLVPEFEALARVARQRDIPLQDVYAQVFSGTPDDWKLS, encoded by the coding sequence ATGATCCTGCACCTGGATCTGATCTCGGGGATCAGCGGTGACATGTGCCTGGGCGCTCTGGTGGATCTGGGGGTGGACCCCGCGTGGCTGCAGGAACGGCTGACACCTTTGTTCAAAGGGTTTTCCATCCACACCGCCCCGGTATTCCGCAATGGCCTGCGGGCAGTTGATCTCACGGTGACGGTGACGGATCACAAAACCTCCCGCACATATCCGGAGATCCGTTCATTGATCCAGAAATCGGATCTGCCGCCCGATGTCAAAAACAACAGCCTGGCCGCATTTGAAAAAATCGCCCGGGCCGAAGCCGGGATCCACGGCCGGGATTTGGAAACCGTGCACTTTCATGAGGTCGGCGGCATCGATTCTCTGGTGGATATTCTGGGCACATTTCTGGCGATCGATCATCTGGGGGTCACACAGGTGACTGCGTCTGAGGTCCCCTTGGGATCCGGGTTCGTGGATTGCGCCCATGGCCGGATTCCTGTGCCGGTACCCGCCACCCTGGCAATTCTGGAAGGGATTCCGGTCATTGGGTCTGATGCGGCCACTGAAATTGTCACGCCTACGGGGGCCGCCCTGGTGGCGACCCTGGTTGAAAAATTCGGGCCGGTGCCTTCCATGGTCCCTGCAAAGATCGGTTACGGGGCTGGAAAAAGAGATACCAAATCCAGAACACCCAATATATTGCGCCTGATTCTGGGGCACTTTCCGGAAAAAACAGTGGCACCGGATATCGGCTTTGATGATGAAAAATTTGGGATGAATTTGTTTCAACCACCGATTTCCCGGGACCGGATTGCGGTGATCACCACCCTGATCGATGACATGAACCCTCAAATTTCAGGATTTGTCATGGATCATCTGCTGGAAAAAGGGGCTTTGGATGTGTCTTTTGCGCCGGTGCACATGAAAAAGAACCGCCCGGGTATCCGGATGGAAGTATTGTGCAGGCCCAAAGATCTGGAATTGATGATCCAGGAGATTTTTGCCCAGACCTCAACCATCGGGGTGCGGTATCATTTATGTGACCGGGCGTTGCTGGACCGGGAACCTGCCAGAATGAAAACGGTTTTCGGTTATCTGGATGCCAAAAAAATCAAAGGACCAAATGGTATGAATCGGCTGGTACCGGAATTCGAGGCGCTGGCCAGGGTTGCCCGACAGCGGGATATTCCGTTGCAGGATGTCTACGCTCAGGTATTTTCAGGCACTCCGGATGACTGGAAATTGTCTTGA
- a CDS encoding phosphatidylglycerophosphatase A family protein has product MTGPWKNRLVLLAATGCGLGLSPKAPGTFGTLAALPLIWGTVFLPPATGMFFLICFILAAVFVADQAEKILDQKDPGAIVIDEMAGYWVTMCLVPVTWVTLGIGFVAFRCFDIFKCLPVRYFEKKFSGGAGVVLDDIMAGVLAALVVKCLYLLGAH; this is encoded by the coding sequence ATGACAGGCCCATGGAAAAACAGACTGGTTCTGCTGGCCGCCACCGGATGCGGCCTGGGACTGAGTCCGAAAGCGCCGGGCACCTTCGGCACCCTGGCAGCGTTGCCTTTGATCTGGGGTACGGTTTTTTTGCCTCCGGCTACCGGCATGTTTTTTTTGATATGTTTTATTCTGGCTGCTGTATTTGTGGCGGATCAGGCGGAAAAAATTCTGGATCAAAAGGATCCCGGTGCCATTGTCATCGATGAAATGGCCGGATATTGGGTAACCATGTGTCTGGTACCGGTGACCTGGGTCACCCTGGGGATCGGATTTGTGGCATTTCGATGTTTTGACATATTCAAATGCCTGCCGGTGCGGTATTTTGAAAAAAAATTTTCCGGCGGAGCCGGGGTGGTTTTGGATGATATCATGGCAGGGGTGCTGGCGGCACTCGTTGTGAAATGTTTATATCTTTTGGGGGCACATTAG
- the recA gene encoding recombinase RecA codes for MEKNADKDKAVQTAMGQIERQFGKGSIMKLGGRVVEAVPVIRSGSLALDKALGVGGYPRGRVVEIYGPESSGKTTLALHAVAQAQKKGGIAAFIDAEHALDVGYAKKLGVDCDELLVSQPDTGEQALEIADMLIRSGGIDILIVDSVAALVPRSEIEGEMGDSHMGLQARLMSQALRKLAGTLGKTHTTIIFINQIRMKIGVVYGNPETTTGGNALKFYASMRLEIRRVSPIKEGQDIIGNRTRVKVVKNKLAPPFKDIEFDLMYGEGISRTGDLLDMGVTLNIVDKSGSWYSFEGERIGQGRENVKAFLIENPEIFAKIETKVRDELGIADVKKVEDTPQKPK; via the coding sequence ATGGAAAAAAACGCAGACAAGGACAAAGCAGTACAGACAGCCATGGGGCAGATTGAACGTCAGTTCGGCAAAGGCTCCATCATGAAACTGGGGGGCCGGGTGGTGGAAGCGGTGCCGGTGATCCGGTCCGGTTCCCTGGCCCTGGACAAGGCCTTAGGTGTGGGCGGTTATCCCCGGGGACGCGTGGTGGAAATCTATGGCCCTGAATCGTCCGGAAAGACCACCCTGGCCCTGCATGCCGTGGCCCAGGCCCAGAAAAAAGGCGGGATTGCCGCATTTATCGATGCGGAACATGCCCTGGATGTGGGATATGCCAAAAAACTGGGGGTGGACTGTGATGAGTTGCTGGTATCCCAGCCCGATACCGGTGAGCAGGCATTGGAAATCGCGGACATGCTGATCCGCAGCGGCGGCATTGACATTTTGATTGTGGATTCAGTGGCGGCCCTGGTGCCCCGGTCAGAGATTGAAGGCGAGATGGGGGATTCCCACATGGGGCTCCAGGCAAGGCTTATGTCCCAGGCATTGCGCAAACTGGCCGGTACCCTGGGTAAAACCCATACCACCATTATATTCATCAACCAGATTCGTATGAAAATCGGGGTGGTGTACGGCAACCCCGAGACCACCACCGGCGGCAATGCATTGAAATTTTATGCATCCATGCGCCTGGAAATCCGGCGGGTATCTCCCATTAAAGAAGGTCAGGATATTATCGGCAACCGGACCCGGGTCAAAGTGGTGAAAAACAAACTGGCACCCCCGTTCAAAGATATTGAATTCGATCTGATGTACGGAGAGGGTATTTCCCGTACCGGAGATCTGCTGGATATGGGAGTAACCTTGAATATTGTGGATAAAAGCGGGTCCTGGTATTCATTTGAAGGTGAGCGCATCGGGCAGGGAAGAGAAAACGTGAAAGCGTTTCTCATCGAAAACCCGGAGATTTTTGCTAAAATCGAAACCAAGGTCAGAGACGAACTTGGCATCGCGGATGTGAAAAAAGTCGAGGATACGCCTCAAAAGCCCAAGTAA
- the alaS gene encoding alanine--tRNA ligase: protein MTGNEARKIFLDYFKKQNHQVVRSSSLVPQDDPTLLFVNAGMVQFKRVFTGDEKRDYQRAVTAQKCVRAGGKHNDLENVGYTARHHTFFEMLGNFSFGDYFKEKAIAFGWDLLTNGYGFDPDKLYVSVYKDDDEAYAIWRDQVGVPENRISRLGDEDNFWAMGDTGPCGPCSEIHIDRGEAYGCGNPECAVGCDCDRWLELWNLVFMQFYRDESGTMTPLPKPSIDTGLGLERIISVLQDVPTNFDTDLFVPIMEKVGELSGRQRGESDQVEVAMKVIADHSRATAFLVCDGVLPSNEGRGYVLRRIMRRAIRYGRSIGLTRPFLHDTVQTVFDIMDEAYPELKDSAPFILKVVKNEENKFLETLDTGMKLLEATLADLSAKGEKIISGDVIFKLYDTFGFPVDIIADHVKDTEISLDLDGFETAMAQQKARSKSVKKFTGAGDVYKPLIADGVKTRFLGYDHLTIESELLIMVQRDQELVRARQGDVVDLVTAQTVFYAESGGQAGDAGIFENDACTIEITNTSSDPSGLFIHHGTVTRGECCKGDVFSLRVDANRRRKTAVNHTATHILHAALRHVLGDHVKQAGSLVTHDRLRFDFTHFSAITDQEQTDIENFVNQRIRENHDVSTREMDMEEAVHQGATALFEEKYGDVVRVVTQGSFSKELCGGTHTRRSGDIGLFKIVSEAGIASGVRRIEAATGQAAMDLVHEEYQSLESAALLLKTARSQVVPRLETLVQEKKNLEKELASVKAKIASKSVADIDSGIREINGVRVLAKRVEIENPSQLRDLADKFKAKLGSGILLLGAKSNGKALLIATVSQDLVKKFKAGEIVKQAAQVVGGGGGGRPDMAQAGGTQPQFLDQALETVHHMLETS, encoded by the coding sequence ATGACAGGCAATGAAGCCCGGAAAATTTTTCTGGATTATTTTAAGAAACAGAATCACCAGGTGGTGAGATCTTCATCTCTGGTACCCCAGGATGACCCGACCCTGCTGTTTGTCAATGCCGGCATGGTTCAGTTCAAACGGGTGTTCACCGGGGATGAAAAACGCGATTATCAGCGGGCCGTAACCGCCCAGAAATGTGTCCGGGCCGGCGGCAAGCACAATGATCTGGAAAATGTGGGATACACGGCCCGGCACCACACGTTTTTTGAAATGCTGGGTAATTTTTCCTTTGGGGATTATTTCAAGGAAAAAGCCATTGCTTTCGGCTGGGATCTGCTCACCAACGGGTATGGGTTTGATCCGGATAAGCTGTATGTATCTGTCTACAAGGACGATGATGAAGCCTATGCCATCTGGCGGGATCAGGTAGGGGTGCCTGAAAACCGCATCTCCCGGCTGGGGGATGAAGACAATTTCTGGGCCATGGGGGACACCGGACCCTGCGGCCCGTGCAGTGAAATTCATATCGACCGGGGGGAAGCTTACGGGTGTGGTAATCCTGAATGTGCGGTGGGATGTGACTGTGACCGGTGGCTGGAATTGTGGAACCTGGTGTTCATGCAGTTTTACAGAGATGAGTCCGGTACCATGACCCCGTTGCCCAAACCCAGTATTGATACAGGTCTTGGCCTGGAACGCATTATTTCCGTGCTCCAGGATGTGCCCACTAATTTTGATACGGATCTGTTTGTGCCCATCATGGAAAAGGTAGGCGAATTGTCCGGCCGGCAGCGGGGGGAATCCGATCAGGTGGAAGTGGCCATGAAGGTGATTGCCGACCATTCCCGGGCCACTGCCTTTCTGGTATGTGACGGGGTTTTGCCGTCCAACGAAGGCAGAGGATATGTGCTGCGCCGCATCATGCGAAGGGCCATCCGGTACGGCCGCAGTATCGGATTGACCCGCCCGTTTCTCCATGACACCGTCCAGACGGTGTTCGACATCATGGATGAAGCGTATCCGGAACTCAAAGACTCAGCCCCGTTCATCCTTAAAGTAGTGAAAAACGAAGAAAACAAGTTTCTGGAAACCCTGGACACGGGCATGAAACTGCTGGAAGCCACTCTGGCGGATCTGTCGGCCAAAGGGGAAAAAATTATTTCCGGAGATGTGATTTTCAAGCTTTACGACACATTCGGATTTCCTGTGGACATTATTGCGGATCATGTGAAAGATACTGAAATTTCCCTGGACCTGGATGGGTTTGAGACCGCTATGGCCCAGCAGAAAGCCCGTTCCAAATCCGTGAAAAAATTCACCGGTGCCGGTGATGTTTACAAACCGTTGATTGCAGACGGAGTGAAAACCCGGTTTTTAGGATATGACCATTTAACCATTGAGTCTGAACTGCTGATCATGGTTCAAAGAGACCAGGAACTGGTCCGAGCCAGGCAAGGGGATGTCGTGGATCTGGTCACCGCACAAACCGTATTTTACGCCGAATCCGGGGGACAGGCCGGGGATGCCGGTATATTTGAAAATGATGCGTGCACCATTGAGATCACAAATACCTCTTCGGATCCGTCCGGTCTGTTTATTCATCACGGGACCGTGACCCGGGGTGAGTGCTGCAAAGGTGATGTTTTTTCGTTAAGAGTGGATGCAAACCGGCGCCGGAAAACGGCGGTGAACCACACCGCCACCCATATCCTGCATGCCGCATTGAGACATGTTTTAGGTGATCATGTGAAACAGGCCGGATCGCTGGTGACCCATGACCGGCTGCGGTTTGACTTTACCCATTTTTCCGCGATCACAGATCAGGAACAAACAGATATTGAAAATTTTGTAAATCAGCGGATCCGTGAAAACCATGATGTGTCCACCCGGGAAATGGATATGGAGGAAGCGGTTCACCAGGGGGCCACCGCCCTGTTTGAAGAAAAATACGGGGATGTGGTACGGGTGGTGACCCAGGGCAGTTTTTCCAAAGAGCTGTGCGGGGGGACACACACCCGGCGATCCGGAGATATCGGATTGTTTAAAATTGTGTCTGAAGCCGGTATCGCTTCAGGGGTGCGGCGTATTGAAGCAGCGACCGGGCAGGCGGCCATGGATCTGGTGCATGAAGAATACCAGTCTTTGGAATCTGCGGCCCTGCTGTTGAAAACAGCCCGATCTCAAGTGGTGCCCCGGCTGGAAACGTTGGTGCAGGAGAAAAAAAATCTGGAAAAAGAACTGGCATCTGTTAAAGCCAAAATCGCATCCAAATCCGTGGCAGACATCGATTCCGGAATCCGGGAGATCAACGGGGTCCGGGTACTGGCTAAGCGGGTGGAAATCGAAAACCCCTCGCAACTGCGGGACCTGGCCGATAAGTTCAAGGCAAAGCTGGGTTCTGGAATTCTGTTGCTGGGCGCGAAATCAAACGGCAAGGCATTGCTTATCGCCACAGTATCCCAGGATCTGGTGAAAAAATTCAAAGCCGGCGAAATTGTGAAACAGGCGGCCCAGGTGGTGGGTGGCGGCGGCGGCGGACGGCCGGACATGGCCCAGGCCGGGGGAACTCAGCCCCAGTTTCTGGATCAGGCCCTGGAAACCGTGCACCACATGTTGGAAACGAGCTGA
- a CDS encoding ABC transporter permease subunit, translating into MTAYFIRRLLLVIPTFIGITIMVFFITRFVPGGPIERIIAETRAMQMGGQGSVSTRAGPGEGQPLSQEQIEKLKAYYGFDKPVLHSYLAWLGKVMKGDLGRSTRYHDPVWEMIRDRMPVSLYFGGLSLVLIYGVCIPLGVAKAVRHQSGFDTVSSVVIFTGYAIPGWVAGVLMLVVFASHWDVFPLGGLVSDRFDQLGWFARVMDLARHTVLPLFAYVIGSFTVMTLLMKNTLMDNLAADYVRTAIAKGLSFKHAVFRHAMRNSLIPIATSFGNNISILLMGSFLIEKVFNIDGMGLLGYESVVDRDYPVVMGILVISSLLFMIGNILSDVCVAIVDPRVRFK; encoded by the coding sequence ATGACCGCGTATTTTATCCGACGACTGTTGCTGGTGATCCCCACGTTTATCGGTATCACCATTATGGTGTTCTTTATCACCCGGTTTGTGCCCGGCGGTCCCATTGAACGGATCATTGCCGAAACCCGTGCCATGCAGATGGGCGGGCAGGGGAGCGTGTCCACCCGGGCCGGGCCCGGGGAGGGACAGCCGCTTTCCCAGGAACAGATAGAAAAATTGAAAGCCTATTACGGATTTGACAAGCCGGTTCTGCACAGTTACCTGGCCTGGCTGGGCAAGGTGATGAAAGGAGATCTGGGACGCTCCACCCGGTATCATGATCCGGTGTGGGAAATGATTCGGGACCGGATGCCGGTTTCTCTGTATTTCGGGGGGCTGAGTCTGGTGCTCATCTACGGGGTGTGTATTCCGTTAGGCGTGGCCAAGGCGGTTCGCCATCAATCCGGATTTGACACGGTTTCTTCTGTGGTCATATTTACCGGATACGCGATTCCGGGGTGGGTGGCCGGCGTGTTGATGCTGGTAGTGTTTGCCTCGCATTGGGATGTGTTTCCCTTAGGCGGTCTGGTTTCCGACCGGTTCGACCAGCTCGGATGGTTTGCGCGCGTCATGGATTTGGCCCGGCATACCGTACTGCCCTTATTTGCGTATGTGATCGGATCGTTTACGGTCATGACCCTGCTGATGAAAAATACGCTCATGGACAATCTGGCGGCAGATTACGTGCGTACCGCTATTGCCAAGGGGCTTTCCTTTAAACACGCCGTATTCCGCCATGCCATGCGCAACAGCCTGATTCCCATTGCCACCAGTTTCGGCAACAATATCTCCATTCTGCTCATGGGATCGTTTCTCATTGAAAAAGTGTTTAATATCGACGGCATGGGACTATTGGGATACGAGTCTGTGGTGGACAGAGACTATCCGGTGGTGATGGGGATCCTGGTAATTTCATCTTTGTTGTTTATGATCGGAAACATTTTAAGTGATGTGTGCGTGGCCATTGTGGATCCCCGGGTGCGTTTCAAATGA
- a CDS encoding ABC transporter permease: MTFIALNPVTRRKLKRFISIRRGFWSFLIITGLILFSFAAELFINSRALAVRYQGTWYFPTYGHMIPGTTFDRDYQYETDYRELKDLFQQAGQGDFVILPPVPYNPYENDLRLNQYPPFPPSIKDRHFLGTDNVGRDILARLVYGFRTAILFSFFLLMINYTIGIFIGCAMGYFGGRFDLFFQRIIEIWSNIPFLYVIIIVSSILVPSFMILLLIMAFFGWISITWVMRTMTYKEKEREYVLAVRSLGASHFRIIFRHIIPNTISVIVTYAPFAISSGIVALTSLDYLGFGLPAPTPSWGELLSQGWQNMEAWWISASVVGALVVTLMTVTFTGEGIREAFDPKQHTIYE, encoded by the coding sequence ATGACCTTTATTGCCCTTAATCCTGTCACCCGCCGCAAACTCAAGCGGTTCATTTCCATCCGCCGGGGATTCTGGTCGTTTCTCATTATTACCGGATTGATCCTTTTCTCCTTTGCAGCGGAACTGTTCATCAATTCCCGGGCACTGGCGGTGCGGTATCAGGGAACATGGTATTTTCCCACCTATGGCCACATGATTCCCGGCACCACCTTTGACCGGGACTACCAGTATGAAACCGATTACCGGGAACTCAAAGACTTGTTCCAACAGGCGGGACAGGGTGATTTTGTGATTCTGCCGCCGGTACCTTACAATCCGTATGAAAATGATCTGCGCCTCAACCAGTATCCACCGTTTCCGCCGTCCATCAAAGACCGTCACTTTCTGGGCACCGACAATGTGGGCAGAGACATTCTGGCCCGGCTGGTGTATGGGTTCCGTACAGCCATTCTGTTTTCTTTTTTTCTGCTGATGATCAATTACACCATCGGAATTTTCATCGGATGCGCCATGGGATATTTCGGAGGGCGGTTTGACCTGTTTTTTCAGCGCATCATCGAGATCTGGTCCAATATCCCGTTTCTGTATGTGATTATTATCGTGTCCTCCATCCTGGTCCCCAGTTTTATGATTCTATTGCTGATCATGGCTTTTTTCGGGTGGATCAGCATCACCTGGGTCATGCGCACCATGACCTACAAGGAAAAGGAGCGGGAATATGTTCTGGCGGTAAGAAGCTTAGGTGCTTCCCATTTCCGCATTATTTTCCGGCACATTATTCCCAACACCATTTCAGTGATCGTGACCTATGCACCCTTTGCCATCTCCAGCGGCATTGTGGCCCTGACGTCTCTGGATTATCTGGGGTTCGGCCTGCCTGCGCCCACACCTTCCTGGGGGGAACTGCTGTCCCAGGGATGGCAGAACATGGAAGCGTGGTGGATCTCCGCATCTGTGGTGGGAGCGCTGGTGGTGACGCTCATGACCGTCACCTTTACCGGTGAAGGCATCAGGGAAGCCTTTGATCCTAAGCAGCACACTATTTACGAGTAG
- a CDS encoding YitT family protein codes for MKPYNIVYSIPWNLFLITLGSVIIAVGIKAVIIPHGMITGGFSGLGLLIYYGSDILTPGIWYLILNIPVFIIGWKFISKRFLYYSLFGAGVLTVFIDLVNFQFDITDPWLAALAGGTLVGAGAGIVFRSLGSGGGNDIISILLNQKFSLRIGTYNFMFNFVLFVGSFGYLDTDIILYSMATSYVASQAIEYCIGLFNQRKMILIISKDPKTIADEILKKMQRGATFLKGRGAYTGEDKEIILTVANPYQIKRIEEIVFNIDADAFMITENTFNVLGRGFSRRKVY; via the coding sequence ATGAAGCCGTACAATATTGTCTATTCCATTCCCTGGAATCTGTTCCTCATCACTTTAGGCAGCGTGATCATAGCGGTGGGAATCAAGGCTGTCATCATCCCCCACGGCATGATCACCGGTGGATTTTCCGGCCTGGGGTTGCTGATCTATTACGGATCGGACATTCTGACCCCGGGGATCTGGTATCTGATTCTGAACATACCCGTATTTATCATCGGCTGGAAATTCATCAGCAAGCGGTTTCTGTATTACAGCCTGTTCGGCGCCGGTGTGTTGACCGTGTTCATTGACCTGGTGAATTTTCAGTTCGATATCACTGACCCCTGGCTGGCAGCGCTGGCCGGCGGCACCCTGGTGGGTGCCGGTGCAGGAATCGTTTTCCGGTCACTGGGGTCCGGTGGCGGCAACGACATCATTTCCATTCTGCTCAATCAGAAATTCAGCCTGCGCATCGGCACTTATAACTTTATGTTCAATTTTGTACTGTTTGTCGGCAGTTTCGGGTATCTGGACACGGACATCATCTTATATTCCATGGCCACGTCATACGTTGCTTCCCAGGCCATTGAATACTGCATCGGTCTGTTCAACCAGCGCAAGATGATCTTGATCATCTCCAAAGACCCCAAAACCATTGCTGACGAAATTCTGAAAAAAATGCAACGGGGGGCCACGTTTCTCAAAGGCCGCGGCGCTTACACCGGTGAGGACAAAGAGATCATCCTCACCGTGGCCAACCCTTACCAGATCAAGCGCATTGAAGAGATTGTGTTCAACATTGATGCAGATGCGTTCATGATCACGGAAAACACCTTCAATGTCCTGGGCAGAGGGTTTTCCCGGCGCAAGGTGTATTGA
- a CDS encoding response regulator, whose amino-acid sequence MTDTEKIHLLLVDDEEKFLKALTDRLKLKFFDITPVTNGEDAIHVAKNARFDVAVVDLQMPGIDGVQLLETLKKSHRFLEVIILSGHATIDTAVACTKLGAYKVLEKPCGFDKLVETIKEAYESRLKKKFENDTQRMKKIQSLAFGQSPLGILRELTKMDDKEK is encoded by the coding sequence ATGACCGATACTGAAAAGATTCATCTTTTGCTGGTGGATGACGAAGAAAAATTTCTCAAAGCTCTCACCGACCGATTAAAGCTCAAATTTTTTGACATCACCCCGGTGACCAACGGAGAGGATGCCATCCATGTGGCAAAAAACGCCCGGTTTGATGTGGCGGTGGTGGATCTGCAGATGCCTGGCATTGATGGAGTGCAGCTGCTTGAAACCCTGAAAAAAAGCCACCGGTTTCTGGAAGTCATCATCCTGTCGGGCCATGCCACCATTGACACGGCCGTGGCATGTACCAAGCTGGGCGCGTACAAAGTGCTTGAAAAACCCTGCGGGTTTGACAAACTGGTGGAAACCATTAAAGAAGCCTATGAATCCCGATTGAAAAAGAAATTCGAAAACGACACCCAGCGCATGAAAAAAATTCAGTCCCTGGCATTCGGCCAGTCCCCGCTGGGAATTCTTCGGGAACTGACTAAAATGGACGACAAAGAAAAATAA
- a CDS encoding response regulator, giving the protein MKIILVDDETKFINMLARRLSLRGLDADVAYSGEQALEKAAQTRYDIAVLDMKMPGMSGLALKNKLLKKLPDIKFIFVTGHGGVDKNGNSDLSEEIFLAKPLNIDTLIDTIQQQIHPHK; this is encoded by the coding sequence ATGAAAATTATTCTAGTGGATGACGAGACCAAATTCATCAACATGCTGGCCAGAAGACTCTCGCTTCGGGGGCTGGACGCGGATGTGGCCTATTCCGGTGAACAGGCCCTGGAAAAAGCCGCTCAAACCCGGTACGATATCGCGGTTCTGGATATGAAAATGCCCGGTATGAGCGGACTTGCCCTGAAAAATAAATTGCTGAAAAAACTGCCGGACATCAAATTCATTTTTGTGACCGGACACGGCGGCGTCGACAAGAACGGAAATTCAGATCTTTCAGAAGAGATTTTTCTGGCCAAGCCCCTGAATATTGATACTTTGATCGATACCATCCAACAACAAATTCATCCGCACAAATAA